The nucleotide sequence AATACAAAGAACTTTCATGACCTTGACCGGTCGTGACTAGATGCAGAACTTGCCTTGGTTCGAGAAATAAAGTGTCTGTATCAAAGCGGGACTTTAGTTACGCAAAGCAATGAACGTCCCGATTTTACATTACAGATTAGGAATGCTTATGAACTCCGAATTTACTATTTGTAAACAAACAGCTTAGTCTATTCACAGTTCATTATTAATACTATATGATTACTCACTCACGGAGTATACACTGGCTTGGAAGAAACTTAACGCATTCTCCCAGATGCTGCTCGGCCACGCATTCCCGTTGCTCTTGCGCAAGCGAGGCTGGCCGCACTCATACACTCTCACAGCCAAACAGCTGGCCGACCCATCCCACAGCCGATCGCTCGCACGAGCGCATACACCCACATTCGCACGTTAAAACTGCGAGCCACCTCCCTCACGGTCACACGCATGCGCTACCCACCCACTCAACATGTAAACAAATTGCACGACACACTGACTGTGGGAAGTCGGATCAGCTTGTCAAACAGCGACGGGCGTAGTCATCCGTATCTTCTGTCGACCCGTATGACGAAGTGCAGACTCAAAAAATAATATTGAGGATGCGTCGTTCAGAAATGCGAAGATACCATTATTTGGCAGCCGCTGTGCACGTGATCCATAACCTGTTCTTTTAGATGGCACACCTGCTCCTTCAACTTATGGACGACACTGCCTAGCTcgctattttctcctttcagttgctttACTTTCTCTTCCAACCTCGAGATGCGCTCGAGTTTTCTTCGGCGACACTTTGAAGCAGCTATCCTATTACGTTGCCTCTTCCTCTCCAGCTTGATCTTCTCTTGACATTCCATGTTGATGGGCGACAGAGGCGGGGAGGAGCCTAGGCTAGGTACAGTCTGTGGCTCGTCCTTGACCACCACTTCCGGAGGTGACATAACAACACCATACGATGACAGGCGAGGGAACGTCGTCTGCTGAATCACATGGCCTCCGCCGCCGCCCGCGTGGCTTTCAAGCGTAGTGTAAGTAACACCATTGCTCGAAGTAACAGGGACATCGAGACCCGCGCTCATTTGGCTCGAGTCACTGGTGTGCAACTCGTTCAGCGCGTCGACGAAACCTCGCGCATACATCTCCTGCTCCTCCGTGACCGTTGGCGGGAAGAGAATCTGGGACGGGGTTGGCGTGGGCGCCGTCGTCACCAGGCCGCTCTGCGCGATGATCAGTTTCTCCAGCTCGGGAGACCCGATCTTCAGGAGATTCAGATCCGGCGAAGACAGGACTGGCGGTCCACCAACCATCCCGTTCGTCACAGACGCGTTGAACCGTGGCCTCTTTGCATTAGATACTGACCGCACGCTGTTCAAGTCGAGTGTCAGGCTACGCTTCAGGTGGTTGACATCGCCCAGCCTTTGCTGGTACGCCGCAGCCTCTTCATAGAACGTCGTCTCCATCCTGGGAACGGCGCAGTTGCGAACCATCTACCGCCTTCCACCGAACGACAACAACTGAGCGTGACTCACCGCTCGCACTTGCAGGACTACCGACGTCGCGCTACGATCAATACAACACTGGCGCCGTACGAGAACGGCCGCTACACAACACGCGAAACTACTAACGCACGTCTTCTCCTCAGACTTGCCAACAAGCATATGCCATACAGACAGGTCTCAGGCCTTATAAAAGTGACTCATGCGTTCTATTTTTAGGATGACGTCATTCCACGTCTGCCATTGGCCAGTGATGACCGAATGCTTCTTTCTCATTGGTCGTGTCCCCACTCAGTATAGTAGCTGCCCGCTGGCTGCGCGCATGCGTACAGAGAGGCCAGTGCAAGTACCACCCGATTTTCGCGTTAAAATCGCATGATTGAAATCTGCAGTGCAAATCCAAATATTGGAATATTCTGTATATCACATGTTTGACTTCCCGCGCCAGACAATTAAATGTACTGTCTGTTTCAGCAGtgagaattaaataaatattataatcgTATATTTACGGATGCTGACATTGTGAAGCGCCGCGTTGTTTTAGTGACTGTGTAGTGTAAAAAAGAACTAGAATATAAGAGTAGATTCAAGTGTATTAGACATTCTACGATAGTTCTTCACATTACATTATGCCTAGTAAACAGCATCAGCGCTCCGCATTAGGTTATGAGTGCCTTTATATCGACACGTCAAAAAATTTTACACAATCCGACATTTAATTTGTTGctacattttcatttttgtgataCAAATTTTGTACACGTATATTAAAGGTACATTCTTTCACATAATTCGACAAGACAGCAATGTGGAACTTAATTCGCTAAATAGTGCCCTGCTTGTAATATTAACTTGGACCAACAATTCGTGTCTCTGTCGCTGCAAAAATCTAACTTTATGATTCCACAATCGTTTTATCCAATAAAGTATTAGTTGTACCTAGCAGCGTAACTACTGTGGTGTAAGTTATGTAAAATTTTTAGCTATAAACATCCAAGAAGTCACCTCATTATGGCTGCAGGAACAACAGCTTAACATTAAATAGTCATGCAGTCAAGATAATTGTCATTGTTCCTCCAAAATATGTTATAGTGTTCACTTGTcacttaagcagtttttaaaagaATAAAGTCACTGATGAATGTAGAAAAGAATCATAGCTTAAGTCTATTACTTTGTTTCAGTACACATATGTCCAAATTAAACTGCAGATCTACTGTTTGCGACGATTGACAAAGAGATTCAGAGTTTAGGTCATTCCTTACCTAGAAAGTTCTGCAGACTTTGTAACAGCTGttttgtgtgtaagtgtgtgtgtgtgtgtgtgtgtgtgtgtgtgtgtgcgcttattTGTTCTTACCTTCAGTTGTCAGGACATTACTGAAATGTGTCCTTCAGcctgaaaaatggtattcagacatttaAACTTGATTCAGTATATTGCTAAACATTATTTGCTTATTTCCCTTATCAAGTTGTAAGTACCTGTTAAATTTGTGAGTTACTTCTCATGCATATAGTCAAACTGTTTATATAAGATCAGGCCTAACAAATTTCTTTGAAGCAAACAGCCTCAGAGTGTGTAGGGAAAAATCTGTACAGTGTAAGGAGTCAGGGAGTCATAAAGACTATCTTCAGTACAGGTAGTAGCACCATCAGTTTCAACTTCATTATTTCTTGTATTCATATGTAAATCATCTCACCATTTTCTGTCAacaagtgaaaatattttgatttcaGGTTAAATCTTATTACATGCACCTCAATACATAGTCCACCTTGCAAAATCACAGAATTTCAATTCACTTAGATATTACTAGCCTTTGACATGTCTGTTGCAAGAGCTGGAGAAATAATTGTAATGGTGATATATATAGTTTATGATTTCTCATCaagaaacacataaaaaatgtctagaatgaaactgaaaaattg is from Schistocerca cancellata isolate TAMUIC-IGC-003103 chromosome 6, iqSchCanc2.1, whole genome shotgun sequence and encodes:
- the LOC126191194 gene encoding transcription factor Jun; translated protein: MVRNCAVPRMETTFYEEAAAYQQRLGDVNHLKRSLTLDLNSVRSVSNAKRPRFNASVTNGMVGGPPVLSSPDLNLLKIGSPELEKLIIAQSGLVTTAPTPTPSQILFPPTVTEEQEMYARGFVDALNELHTSDSSQMSAGLDVPVTSSNGVTYTTLESHAGGGGGHVIQQTTFPRLSSYGVVMSPPEVVVKDEPQTVPSLGSSPPLSPINMECQEKIKLERKRQRNRIAASKCRRRKLERISRLEEKVKQLKGENSELGSVVHKLKEQVCHLKEQVMDHVHSGCQIMVSSHF